A DNA window from Pseudoalteromonas spongiae UST010723-006 contains the following coding sequences:
- the pssA gene encoding CDP-diacylglycerol--serine O-phosphatidyltransferase: MDFWQKEPSFKLDSEQISILLDASSYRAKLLSLIKNAKQRIVITALYLQDDEAGREILEALHRASNANPELRVDILVDYHRAQRGLIGEAQSEGNAALYLKLQQAHQNRVRVFGVPVKGKEVFGVLHLKGMVIDDTVLYSGASLNNVYLQYEQRYRLDRYFTIANQALADSFTQFVDDYLIASSAVIRLDVRPIKKLAECKSDHKALMKSLKRAKYPYVTSSDEGSIDSFLFLGFGRRGNMLNRAIKNLFELGEKELVLYTPYFNFPAPLLRVLRKKLKQGLKVTIVVGDKTANDFYISPDKPFSKIGALPYLYETILAKFLKLNDKFVQDGLLNVHLWRHDSNSFHLKGISVDNRYQMMTGHNLNPRAWGLDIENGILFDDSQGLLTDVLEQEKQQILTHCTKLNSYKELQTMHNYPEPVAKLLGQAKRVKVDFIIKRFI; the protein is encoded by the coding sequence TTGGATTTTTGGCAAAAAGAGCCAAGCTTTAAACTTGATAGCGAGCAAATATCAATATTGCTTGATGCGTCGTCTTATCGAGCAAAATTATTATCGTTAATTAAAAATGCTAAACAGCGCATTGTTATTACCGCGCTCTATTTACAGGATGATGAAGCGGGCCGTGAAATTTTAGAGGCACTTCATCGAGCGTCAAATGCGAACCCTGAACTACGCGTCGACATTTTGGTTGATTATCACCGTGCCCAGCGCGGCTTAATTGGTGAAGCCCAAAGTGAAGGTAATGCCGCACTATACTTAAAACTGCAACAAGCCCATCAAAATCGTGTGCGTGTTTTTGGCGTTCCTGTAAAAGGTAAAGAAGTATTTGGTGTGTTGCACCTAAAAGGTATGGTGATAGATGATACCGTGCTTTACAGCGGCGCGAGCTTAAACAATGTTTATTTACAATATGAACAGCGCTATCGCCTTGACCGTTATTTCACTATTGCTAATCAAGCACTAGCAGACTCCTTCACACAGTTTGTTGATGACTACCTGATTGCGTCAAGTGCGGTAATTCGTCTTGATGTACGTCCGATTAAAAAATTAGCAGAGTGCAAATCTGACCATAAAGCCCTGATGAAGTCGCTAAAACGTGCGAAGTATCCGTATGTTACATCGTCAGACGAAGGCTCAATTGATAGCTTTTTATTTTTAGGTTTTGGTCGTCGCGGCAATATGCTTAACCGAGCGATTAAAAATCTGTTTGAACTCGGTGAGAAAGAGTTGGTTCTTTACACCCCTTACTTTAATTTTCCGGCGCCACTATTGCGCGTACTTAGAAAGAAATTAAAGCAAGGGCTAAAAGTGACCATTGTTGTGGGTGATAAAACCGCGAACGATTTTTATATTTCGCCCGATAAGCCGTTTAGTAAAATTGGTGCGTTGCCGTATTTGTACGAAACTATATTGGCTAAGTTTTTAAAACTTAATGATAAGTTTGTGCAAGATGGCCTTTTAAATGTGCATCTTTGGCGTCATGACAGCAACTCATTTCACTTAAAGGGCATTAGTGTCGATAACCGTTATCAAATGATGACAGGGCACAACTTAAACCCTCGAGCGTGGGGTTTAGATATCGAAAACGGTATTTTATTTGATGACAGCCAAGGTTTACTAACAGATGTACTTGAGCAAGAAAAGCAACAAATATTAACGCATTGTACTAAGTTAAACAGCTACAAAGAGCTGCAAACAATGCATAATTACCCAGAACCGGTTGCTAAACTTTTAGGGCAAGCGAAGCGTGTTAAAGTTGATTTTATTATTAAGCGCTTTATTTAA
- the trxB gene encoding thioredoxin-disulfide reductase, whose product MSASKHSKLLILGSGPAGYTAAVYAARANLNPVLITGMQQGGQLTTTTEVENWPGDAHGLTGPALMERMKEHAERFETEIIFDHIHTVDVNNRPFTLTGDSGTYTCDALIIATGASARYLGLDSEEAFKGRGVSACATCDGFFYRNQKVAVVGGGNTAVEEALYLSNIASEVHLVHRRDTFRSEKILTDRLMDKVENGNITLHLNQTLDEVLGDDMGVTGLRTKSTTDESTNELDVAGVFIAIGHSPNTGMFEGQLEMKDGYLVVESGLNGNATQTSVKGVFAAGDVSDHIYRQAITSAGTGCMAALDAERYLDNLK is encoded by the coding sequence ATGAGCGCAAGCAAACACAGTAAATTACTTATTTTAGGCTCAGGCCCTGCAGGTTACACAGCTGCAGTATACGCAGCACGAGCAAACTTAAACCCTGTATTAATCACAGGTATGCAACAAGGTGGTCAGCTAACAACGACAACTGAAGTTGAAAACTGGCCTGGTGATGCGCACGGTTTAACCGGCCCTGCTCTTATGGAACGTATGAAAGAGCACGCTGAACGTTTTGAAACTGAGATCATTTTTGATCACATTCACACTGTTGATGTAAATAACCGTCCATTTACCCTAACAGGCGATTCAGGCACGTATACATGTGACGCACTTATTATTGCAACAGGTGCGTCTGCTCGTTACTTAGGCTTAGATTCAGAAGAAGCATTCAAAGGCCGTGGCGTTTCAGCATGTGCAACATGTGACGGTTTCTTCTACCGTAATCAAAAAGTAGCGGTTGTAGGTGGCGGTAACACAGCTGTTGAAGAAGCACTTTACCTATCTAACATCGCGTCTGAAGTACATTTAGTACACCGTCGTGACACTTTCCGTAGTGAAAAAATCTTAACCGATCGTTTAATGGATAAAGTTGAGAACGGTAACATTACCCTGCACCTTAACCAAACGCTTGATGAAGTACTTGGTGACGATATGGGTGTAACAGGTCTTCGTACTAAATCAACCACAGACGAAAGCACTAATGAGCTTGACGTTGCAGGTGTATTTATTGCTATCGGTCACTCGCCAAATACAGGTATGTTTGAAGGCCAGCTTGAAATGAAAGACGGCTACCTAGTTGTTGAGTCGGGCTTAAACGGCAATGCAACTCAAACCAGTGTTAAAGGTGTATTTGCAGCAGGTGACGTAAGCGACCACATTTATCGCCAAGCAATTACCTCAGCGGGTACAGGTTGTATGGCAGCACTTGATGCCGAGCGCTACCTAGACAATCTCAAGTAA
- a CDS encoding DNA translocase FtsK — protein MRLNGVQRLLEAGLILTTAFAAFVLVALLTFDPIDPSWSQTGDYIKVKNMTGTAGAWTADLLYFSFGWLALLVPVIIQVIGYLLFKKTHQVFKLDYLTLSLRVVGLVLFVVSSTAISSINFDDFYEFSSGGVIGDVFANAMLPTFNFTGTSIILLCFFFSSLTLLTGVSWVQFVDQIGRFAMHAFLWLKALPERLAERKEANNAPIKTVTNESVTQAPKQVTYHVDELPEQEVSDEPQEPTIDVQPETTIEPTFGDDIENTDIETAKQPEANNKSEMHPALQEFDEIISDDLSFSALDDIPFDDDKQTNAPKAASEDFLSTLEPQSDAEPTLAPVVQPSVNETPTEPARKSTYVKPKTAKEQFEDLLEVTPPATPMPTLDLLDRPDKKENPITQEELDAVSRLVETKLLDFGVQAQVVGVYPGPVVTRFELDLAPGIKVAKISGLAKDLARSLSAVSVRVVEVIPGKTYVGLELPNQHREIVRLSEVIGAKKFANNPSDLAMVLGKDIAGVPVVADLAKMPHLLVAGTTGSGKSVGVNVMILSLLFKSTPDDVRMIMIDPKMLELSVYEGIPHLLCEVVTDMKEAANALRWCVGEMERRYKLMSALGVRNLKGYNQKVLDAIEAGDPIKDPLWKDTDGMETEAPDLGKLPAIVVVIDEFADMMMIVGKKVEELIARIAQKARAAGIHLVLATQRPSVDVITGLIKANIPTRMAFQVSSKIDSRTILDQQGAEHLLGMGDMLYLPPGTSVPIRVHGAFVDDHEVHAVVNDWKARGKPNYVDEILNGEAVEDVLLPGETAESDEESDPLYDEAVAFVIESRRASVSSVQRKLRVGYNRAARLVEQMEMSGIVSAPGHNGTREVIVPNNAG, from the coding sequence ATGCGCCTTAATGGTGTTCAAAGATTATTAGAAGCAGGCCTTATTTTAACGACTGCATTTGCAGCGTTTGTGTTAGTTGCTTTATTAACATTTGACCCAATCGATCCGTCTTGGTCTCAAACGGGTGACTATATCAAAGTAAAAAACATGACAGGTACAGCAGGGGCGTGGACTGCCGATTTACTGTACTTTAGTTTTGGTTGGTTGGCGTTACTTGTTCCCGTTATTATTCAAGTCATCGGTTATTTGCTGTTTAAAAAAACACACCAAGTATTTAAGTTAGACTACCTCACTTTGTCATTACGCGTTGTTGGTTTGGTACTGTTTGTCGTGTCATCAACGGCAATTAGCAGCATTAATTTCGATGACTTCTATGAATTTTCTTCTGGTGGTGTAATTGGCGATGTGTTTGCCAATGCCATGTTGCCTACCTTTAACTTTACTGGCACAAGTATCATTTTACTGTGTTTTTTCTTTTCAAGCTTAACCCTGCTGACAGGGGTTTCTTGGGTACAGTTTGTCGACCAAATTGGCCGTTTTGCAATGCATGCTTTTCTATGGTTAAAAGCGTTACCAGAACGATTAGCAGAACGAAAAGAAGCGAATAACGCACCGATTAAAACCGTAACTAATGAATCGGTTACTCAAGCGCCAAAACAAGTAACCTATCATGTTGACGAATTACCAGAGCAAGAAGTAAGCGATGAGCCACAAGAGCCGACAATCGATGTTCAGCCTGAAACCACAATCGAACCAACTTTTGGCGATGATATTGAAAATACTGACATTGAAACAGCAAAACAGCCTGAGGCGAATAATAAAAGCGAAATGCACCCGGCACTACAAGAATTCGACGAGATAATTAGTGATGATTTAAGTTTTTCAGCGCTTGACGATATTCCGTTTGATGACGATAAACAAACGAATGCGCCAAAGGCTGCTTCGGAAGATTTTTTAAGCACGCTAGAACCACAATCAGATGCAGAGCCTACGTTGGCACCGGTTGTGCAGCCAAGCGTAAATGAAACCCCAACAGAGCCAGCGCGCAAATCTACATATGTTAAGCCAAAAACAGCCAAAGAGCAGTTTGAAGACTTACTTGAGGTGACACCGCCAGCAACGCCAATGCCAACGTTAGATTTGCTCGATAGACCAGATAAAAAAGAAAACCCAATTACACAAGAAGAGCTGGATGCGGTTTCTCGCTTAGTTGAAACCAAGTTATTAGATTTTGGTGTGCAAGCGCAGGTTGTAGGAGTTTACCCAGGCCCTGTCGTTACGCGTTTTGAGCTGGACTTAGCACCAGGTATTAAGGTCGCGAAAATTAGCGGCCTCGCGAAAGATTTAGCGCGTTCACTTTCAGCAGTAAGTGTGCGTGTAGTGGAAGTGATCCCTGGTAAAACCTATGTTGGCTTAGAACTGCCCAATCAGCACCGCGAAATTGTACGCCTCTCAGAAGTTATTGGTGCGAAAAAATTTGCTAATAACCCGTCTGACTTAGCAATGGTGTTAGGTAAAGACATTGCAGGCGTACCTGTAGTTGCTGACCTTGCAAAAATGCCACACCTTCTAGTTGCTGGTACCACAGGCTCGGGTAAATCTGTGGGTGTAAACGTAATGATTTTATCGTTACTGTTTAAGTCGACTCCTGATGATGTTCGCATGATCATGATTGACCCGAAAATGCTTGAATTATCGGTTTACGAAGGCATTCCACACCTGCTGTGTGAAGTTGTAACAGATATGAAAGAAGCAGCTAACGCGCTGCGTTGGTGTGTTGGTGAAATGGAACGCCGATACAAACTCATGTCTGCATTGGGTGTACGTAACTTAAAGGGTTACAACCAAAAAGTGTTAGATGCCATTGAAGCAGGCGACCCAATTAAAGACCCGCTTTGGAAAGATACAGATGGTATGGAAACGGAAGCGCCTGACTTAGGCAAGTTGCCAGCCATCGTTGTGGTTATTGATGAATTTGCCGACATGATGATGATTGTTGGTAAAAAAGTTGAAGAGCTCATTGCCCGTATTGCTCAAAAAGCACGTGCTGCGGGTATTCATTTAGTGCTAGCAACTCAGCGTCCGTCAGTAGATGTAATTACGGGTTTGATTAAAGCGAACATTCCAACGCGTATGGCATTCCAAGTATCAAGTAAAATTGACTCGCGTACGATCTTAGATCAGCAAGGCGCAGAGCATTTATTAGGCATGGGTGACATGCTTTACTTACCGCCAGGTACTAGCGTGCCAATTCGTGTGCATGGTGCATTTGTTGATGACCACGAAGTTCACGCGGTGGTAAATGATTGGAAAGCGCGCGGTAAACCAAATTATGTCGACGAGATATTGAACGGAGAAGCCGTTGAAGATGTCTTACTTCCAGGTGAGACTGCCGAAAGCGACGAAGAAAGCGATCCGCTTTACGATGAAGCGGTCGCATTTGTAATTGAAAGTCGTCGTGCGTCTGTATCGAGTGTTCAGCGTAAATTGCGGGTTGGTTACAACCGTGCAGCACGCTTAGTCGAGCAGATGGAAATGTCCGGTATCGTATCAGCGCCGGGTCACAATGGCACTCGTGAAGTAATTGTTCCGAATAATGCAGGATAA
- the clpA gene encoding ATP-dependent Clp protease ATP-binding subunit ClpA, which produces MLNKDLEITLNSAFREARSRRHEFMTVEHLLLALLDNPSAIDALSSCGTDLQSLKIALSDFIDETTPLIPDLEEERETQPTLGFQRVLQRAVFHVQSSGKSEVNGANVLVAIFSEQESQAVYLLKKCDITRLDIVNYISHGISRLDEEESHHPSEEEQEIENSAEQSADEKSKLENFTTNLNTQAELGLIDPLIGRDSEIERTIQVLCRRKKNNPLLVGEAGVGKTAIAEGLAYRIVNEQVPEVISDATVFSLDMGALLAGTKYRGDFEKRFKALLKQLQQHKNAILFIDEIHTIIGAGAASGGVMDASNLIKPLLSSGKLRCMGSTTYNEFKNIFEKDRALVRRFQKIDIVEPSVADTTKILMGLKERYEEHHGIRYTQTALKAAAELSAKYINERHLPDKAIDVIDEAGASQRLLPASRRKKTVTVSDIEHIIAKIARIPEQNVSNSDKQVLQLLDRNLKMVVFGQDDAIDALSAAIRLSRSGLSSEDKPIGSFLFAGPTGVGKTEITKQLAKCLGVELVRFDMSEYMEKHAVSRLIGAPPGYVGYEQGGLLTDAVIKQPHCVVLLDEIEKAHPDIYNVLLQVMDHGTLTDNNGRKADFRNVVLVMTTNAGVQETIRKSIGFKQQDHSHDAMSEINKTFTPEFRNRLDNTIWFNHLDEKVILQVVDKFIVELESQLDAKSVSLEVTEPARKWLAKEGYDKAMGARPMARLIQEKLKKPLANEILFGELSDGGNVKVSIKDKQLTFSYENESVEA; this is translated from the coding sequence ATGCTTAATAAAGACTTAGAAATTACCTTAAACTCCGCATTCAGAGAAGCGCGTAGTCGCAGGCATGAATTTATGACTGTGGAGCACTTACTGTTAGCGCTATTAGATAACCCATCGGCAATTGATGCGTTGTCGAGCTGTGGCACCGATTTACAATCACTTAAAATCGCGTTGTCAGATTTTATCGATGAAACCACACCATTAATCCCCGACTTAGAAGAAGAGCGCGAAACACAGCCAACGCTTGGTTTTCAACGCGTATTGCAACGCGCTGTATTTCATGTGCAGTCGTCGGGTAAAAGTGAAGTGAACGGTGCTAATGTACTTGTTGCAATTTTTAGCGAGCAAGAAAGCCAAGCTGTTTATTTACTTAAAAAATGCGACATTACTCGCCTCGATATCGTTAATTATATATCACACGGTATTTCGCGTTTAGACGAGGAAGAAAGTCACCACCCAAGTGAAGAAGAGCAAGAGATTGAAAACAGTGCCGAGCAGAGCGCAGATGAGAAATCTAAGCTAGAAAACTTTACCACAAACCTTAATACGCAAGCAGAGCTTGGCTTAATCGACCCGCTGATTGGGCGCGACAGTGAAATTGAGCGCACTATTCAGGTGTTATGCCGTCGTAAAAAGAACAATCCATTGCTTGTGGGTGAGGCGGGCGTTGGTAAAACTGCTATCGCAGAAGGTCTTGCTTATCGCATCGTCAACGAGCAAGTGCCAGAAGTTATTTCAGATGCGACTGTATTTTCACTCGATATGGGCGCGTTGCTTGCTGGTACAAAATACCGTGGCGATTTTGAAAAACGTTTTAAGGCGTTGCTAAAACAACTTCAGCAACACAAAAACGCAATTTTGTTTATTGATGAAATCCACACAATTATTGGCGCGGGTGCAGCCTCTGGTGGTGTGATGGATGCATCAAACCTAATTAAACCGTTACTATCAAGCGGGAAGCTTCGTTGTATGGGTTCGACCACGTACAACGAATTTAAAAATATTTTTGAAAAAGACCGCGCTTTAGTACGTCGTTTCCAAAAAATCGATATTGTTGAGCCGTCAGTTGCCGACACTACTAAGATATTAATGGGCTTAAAAGAACGCTATGAAGAGCACCATGGCATTCGCTATACGCAAACAGCACTGAAAGCTGCTGCTGAACTATCAGCTAAGTATATCAATGAACGCCACTTACCAGACAAAGCGATTGACGTGATTGATGAAGCGGGTGCAAGTCAGCGTTTGTTACCCGCATCGCGTCGTAAGAAAACAGTAACGGTATCGGATATTGAACACATTATTGCGAAAATCGCGCGTATTCCAGAGCAAAATGTATCAAACTCAGATAAGCAAGTTCTGCAATTACTTGATCGTAATCTGAAAATGGTGGTATTTGGTCAAGATGATGCCATTGATGCACTAAGTGCAGCAATTCGATTATCGCGTTCAGGTTTGTCTAGCGAAGATAAACCAATTGGTTCGTTCTTATTTGCAGGGCCAACGGGTGTCGGTAAAACTGAGATCACCAAGCAACTTGCAAAATGTTTAGGCGTTGAACTTGTGCGTTTTGATATGTCTGAATACATGGAAAAACATGCGGTAAGTCGCTTAATTGGTGCACCTCCTGGTTATGTGGGTTATGAACAAGGCGGCTTATTAACTGATGCAGTGATTAAACAGCCTCATTGCGTGGTATTGCTCGATGAAATCGAAAAAGCGCATCCTGATATTTACAATGTATTGTTGCAAGTAATGGATCACGGCACGCTCACGGATAACAACGGCCGCAAGGCAGATTTCAGAAACGTTGTACTTGTGATGACGACTAATGCGGGTGTGCAAGAAACAATTCGTAAATCAATTGGCTTTAAGCAACAAGATCACAGCCACGATGCGATGAGTGAGATTAATAAAACGTTTACACCTGAATTTAGAAACCGCTTAGATAACACCATTTGGTTTAATCACTTAGATGAAAAAGTGATCTTGCAAGTGGTTGATAAGTTCATTGTTGAGCTGGAATCACAACTCGATGCTAAATCAGTGTCACTGGAAGTAACCGAGCCTGCACGTAAATGGCTTGCAAAAGAAGGCTACGATAAAGCGATGGGCGCTCGCCCAATGGCTCGCCTGATCCAAGAAAAGCTGAAAAAGCCATTAGCCAATGAAATTTTATTTGGTGAACTCAGTGATGGTGGTAACGTAAAAGTAAGCATTAAAGATAAGCAGCTTACATTTAGTTACGAAAATGAAAGCGTTGAAGCATAA
- a CDS encoding arginyltransferase, which translates to MTEHMPVKLGISQQFPCSYIDKEQERLLVVLDHDFYTQQRFEHLLALGFRRSSDQIYRPHCANCTACEAIRLDVSQFSPSKSQKRIINKSKQFELKVSSVSKDIYYTLYEKYITLRHQDGAMFPPSVEQYESFLTCSWLPINYLELWHNNTLIAVAVTDTLSNALSAIYTFFDPDFEDYSLGTMMILKQIEFANSINKQYLYLGYQIDECRKMNYKTKFKPYQKLNNNVWHLEL; encoded by the coding sequence ATGACTGAGCATATGCCGGTAAAATTGGGGATAAGCCAACAATTCCCATGCAGTTATATCGATAAAGAGCAAGAGCGCTTACTGGTGGTACTAGACCACGATTTTTATACCCAGCAGCGTTTTGAACACCTTCTTGCGCTGGGCTTTCGTCGTTCTAGCGACCAGATTTATCGTCCACATTGTGCTAACTGTACCGCCTGTGAAGCTATCCGCCTTGATGTGTCACAGTTTTCACCAAGTAAATCACAAAAGCGCATCATTAATAAAAGTAAGCAGTTCGAACTTAAAGTAAGTAGTGTCAGCAAAGATATTTATTACACACTGTACGAAAAATATATCACGCTAAGACACCAAGACGGTGCTATGTTTCCACCATCTGTTGAACAATACGAAAGCTTTTTGACCTGTAGTTGGTTACCAATTAACTACCTTGAACTTTGGCACAATAACACATTGATTGCAGTTGCGGTCACAGACACATTAAGTAATGCGCTTTCTGCTATTTACACTTTCTTCGACCCTGATTTTGAAGATTACAGTCTTGGCACCATGATGATTTTGAAACAAATCGAATTTGCTAATAGCATCAACAAGCAATATTTGTATTTGGGTTACCAAATCGATGAATGTCGCAAAATGAATTACAAAACTAAATTTAAACCTTACCAAAAGCTCAATAATAATGTTTGGCATCTGGAATTATAA
- the infA gene encoding translation initiation factor IF-1 translates to MAKEDVIEMQGTVLDTLPNTMFRVELENGHVVVAHISGKMRKNYIRILTGDKVTVELTPYDLSKGRIVFRAR, encoded by the coding sequence ATGGCGAAAGAAGACGTAATTGAAATGCAAGGCACTGTCCTTGACACACTCCCTAACACTATGTTCCGCGTTGAATTAGAAAACGGTCACGTGGTTGTTGCACACATTTCTGGTAAAATGCGCAAAAACTATATTCGTATTTTAACAGGCGACAAGGTTACGGTTGAGTTAACGCCATATGACCTTTCGAAAGGTCGCATTGTATTCCGTGCTCGCTAA
- the ald gene encoding alanine dehydrogenase, whose product MIIGVPKEIKNHEYRVGMVPASVRELINHGHSVFVETNAGIGIGFTNEDYEAAGAEILNTAEEVFAKADMIVKVKEPQAVERAMLREDQILFTYLHLAPDLPQTEDLIKSKSICIAYETVTDARGGLPLLAPMSEVAGRMSIQAGAQALEKSNAGRGMLLGGVPGVEPAKVVVIGAGMVGNNAAQMAVGMGADVVVLDRNVDVLRRIDAQFGNRVKAVYSTADALEKHVLEADLVIGGVLIPGAAAPKLVTADHIKRMKPGAAIVDVAIDQGGCIETSKATTHAEPTYIVDDVVHYCVANMPGAVPRTSTFALNNATLPYIIKLANKGYKAALLEDSHFMNGLNVFKGKVTCKEVAEGFNMEYVAPEDALNS is encoded by the coding sequence ATGATTATCGGTGTACCTAAAGAGATTAAAAACCACGAATATCGTGTAGGTATGGTTCCGGCAAGTGTTCGTGAGTTAATCAACCACGGTCACAGTGTGTTTGTAGAAACGAATGCAGGTATTGGCATTGGTTTTACAAACGAAGATTATGAAGCCGCAGGTGCTGAAATTCTAAATACTGCTGAAGAAGTTTTCGCTAAAGCAGACATGATTGTTAAAGTGAAAGAGCCTCAAGCAGTTGAGCGTGCAATGCTACGCGAAGACCAAATTCTATTCACTTACTTACACTTAGCACCAGATCTTCCACAAACTGAAGACCTAATTAAGTCTAAGTCTATCTGTATCGCTTACGAAACAGTAACAGACGCACGCGGTGGTTTACCACTTCTTGCGCCTATGTCTGAAGTAGCGGGCCGTATGTCAATTCAAGCAGGCGCACAAGCACTTGAGAAATCAAATGCAGGTCGCGGTATGCTACTTGGTGGTGTACCAGGTGTTGAGCCAGCAAAAGTTGTTGTTATTGGCGCAGGTATGGTTGGTAACAACGCAGCACAAATGGCGGTTGGCATGGGCGCTGATGTTGTTGTTCTTGATCGTAACGTTGATGTTTTACGTCGTATCGATGCACAATTCGGTAACCGCGTTAAAGCTGTTTATTCAACTGCTGATGCATTGGAAAAGCACGTACTAGAAGCTGATCTTGTAATTGGTGGTGTTCTAATCCCTGGTGCTGCAGCACCAAAACTAGTAACAGCAGACCACATCAAACGTATGAAGCCAGGCGCAGCTATTGTTGACGTTGCAATCGACCAAGGTGGTTGTATTGAAACTTCTAAAGCAACAACGCACGCAGAGCCTACTTATATTGTTGATGACGTTGTTCACTACTGTGTTGCAAACATGCCAGGTGCAGTTCCTCGTACGTCAACGTTTGCACTTAACAATGCAACACTACCGTACATTATTAAGCTAGCTAACAAAGGCTACAAAGCTGCATTACTTGAAGACTCACACTTCATGAATGGCTTAAATGTATTTAAAGGCAAAGTAACATGTAAAGAAGTTGCTGAAGGCTTCAACATGGAATACGTAGCGCCAGAAGATGCTTTAAATAGCTAA
- the aat gene encoding leucyl/phenylalanyl-tRNA--protein transferase gives MTAQLTLLDSLSTQFPPADLALSEPDGLLAIGGDLSTPRLITAYQSGIFPWFNQGEPIMWWCPSSRAVLNIGDINISRSLRKLARQGKYTITVNTDFSGVINNCIKQREQLEGTWITDDMKAAYIALHNQGYAHSIEVYNQDNILVGGLYGIMVNHVFCGESMFHFESNCSKLAFWALHNHLRNHNINLIDCQIENPHLSSLGATCITREEFLAKLTVKDDQPIHPTMWNKAQLTDIYD, from the coding sequence ATGACAGCACAACTTACACTACTCGATTCATTATCAACTCAATTTCCTCCCGCAGATCTTGCTTTATCCGAGCCTGATGGTTTGCTTGCAATTGGTGGCGACTTATCAACGCCACGATTAATAACCGCCTATCAAAGTGGTATTTTTCCTTGGTTTAATCAAGGTGAGCCAATTATGTGGTGGTGTCCAAGCAGCAGAGCGGTATTAAATATCGGCGACATCAACATCAGCCGCAGTTTGCGTAAACTCGCTCGACAGGGTAAATACACCATTACCGTTAATACTGATTTTAGCGGTGTTATAAATAATTGTATTAAGCAACGAGAACAACTTGAAGGTACGTGGATAACCGATGATATGAAGGCAGCGTATATCGCACTTCACAATCAAGGGTATGCGCATAGTATCGAAGTGTATAATCAAGACAACATATTAGTTGGCGGACTGTATGGCATTATGGTTAACCATGTGTTTTGTGGTGAGTCGATGTTTCATTTTGAAAGTAACTGTTCAAAACTAGCATTTTGGGCGCTACATAATCACTTGCGAAACCATAATATTAACTTGATTGATTGCCAAATCGAAAACCCGCATTTATCGTCATTAGGTGCTACTTGCATTACACGTGAAGAATTTTTGGCTAAACTTACTGTAAAAGATGATCAACCAATTCACCCCACTATGTGGAATAAGGCACAATTGACGGATATTTATGACTGA
- the lrp gene encoding leucine-responsive transcriptional regulator Lrp, whose product MLDRIDKKIIVELQKDGRISNVELARRIGLSATPCLERVKKLEREGYIKGYKAIIDPKKVGAALLVYVEITLTKTSPDVFEEFSSAVKTHDEILECHLVSGNFDFLLKTRVADMSAYRDLLGDILLRLPAVSESRTYVVMEEVKSDDVSLLKVAP is encoded by the coding sequence GTGTTAGATCGCATTGATAAAAAGATAATAGTCGAATTACAAAAAGATGGCAGAATTTCGAATGTGGAACTTGCGCGCCGTATAGGTTTAAGTGCAACACCTTGTTTGGAGCGGGTAAAAAAACTCGAGAGGGAAGGGTATATAAAAGGCTATAAAGCCATTATCGACCCAAAAAAAGTAGGCGCAGCATTATTAGTTTACGTTGAAATTACTCTGACAAAAACCTCACCTGATGTATTTGAAGAATTCAGTAGCGCAGTAAAAACCCATGATGAGATTTTAGAATGTCATCTTGTTTCTGGTAACTTTGACTTTCTATTAAAAACCCGTGTAGCAGATATGTCTGCATACCGTGACTTATTAGGTGATATATTACTGCGTTTACCGGCAGTTTCAGAAAGTCGTACTTATGTTGTCATGGAAGAAGTGAAAAGTGATGATGTTTCGCTTCTAAAAGTAGCACCATAG